One window from the genome of Phycisphaerales bacterium encodes:
- a CDS encoding ankyrin repeat domain-containing protein, translated as MRRFAFMLALLLALGLSTSVLVAWAGALVDRSAWPDTPLTGEPVGSRTEMRGWLVEAGRDRTLSWQTFDALDLWDEPPDLDTPTNLPAWSVGHDLADQPGPFAPARQRTFDEAWEVSAGWPMRCVRAVRTAGPTEYALPGEFVRGGFAAMAVDWPAATGAVEGADQIRFDPWPVGPFAAIVPLRPMPVGLFVNTLVFALAWSILLLPLCALRPLRRRRRRKRGRCVRCGHDRDGLPEGAPCTECGHDPAARSTVLELLAARAPALGAALALVLVAGASAVLLTHRWMAVDPLPPLHRAAAAGDAPQIERVLAGGAAIHQALGERAGVPKFLDHSTPLHWAAARGHAAAVNALLDAGADPAMQSFGYPPMVVALFHRHEPVVEAMLPHLGRFDTPSGLETAFCHASDAMRARLLAHFEWEDWRLQNAACSAIMGCDPACVEQLVAGGLDHVGDHQRNLLRHAVSTDRLAWEAPYRRDLGSTAHVLGLGLRGTETAAIHAFDEAMLSGCLPAFDAMLEAYPMRRYRVEICSPRDLAAAAVGGGEPMVRRLVELGASTNVGGRDVGNALWYAAMQAEPDAVAVLLDAGVDPTHEADGRTVRRWLLETAEQAAGDPDANRWAASITGHDGFGRLVEMLEAAEAAWHARERSERDAPDPGDP; from the coding sequence GTGCGACGCTTCGCGTTCATGCTGGCCCTGCTGCTCGCCCTCGGCCTGAGCACGAGCGTGCTGGTCGCGTGGGCGGGCGCCCTGGTCGATCGCTCGGCGTGGCCGGACACGCCGCTGACCGGCGAGCCAGTTGGCAGCCGGACCGAGATGCGGGGATGGCTGGTCGAAGCGGGACGCGACCGGACGCTTTCGTGGCAGACGTTCGACGCCCTGGACCTGTGGGACGAGCCGCCGGATCTCGACACGCCCACGAACCTTCCCGCGTGGAGCGTGGGGCACGACCTCGCCGACCAGCCCGGGCCGTTCGCGCCGGCGCGGCAGCGGACGTTCGACGAGGCGTGGGAGGTGAGCGCCGGGTGGCCGATGCGGTGCGTCCGCGCGGTGCGCACGGCGGGGCCGACCGAGTACGCGCTGCCCGGCGAGTTCGTGCGCGGGGGGTTCGCGGCGATGGCGGTCGACTGGCCGGCTGCCACGGGTGCCGTCGAGGGTGCCGATCAGATCCGGTTCGACCCGTGGCCGGTGGGGCCGTTCGCGGCGATCGTGCCGCTGCGGCCGATGCCGGTTGGGCTCTTCGTGAACACGCTCGTATTCGCACTCGCGTGGTCCATCCTGCTGCTGCCGCTGTGCGCCCTGCGTCCGCTGCGTCGCCGCCGCCGCAGGAAGCGAGGCCGCTGCGTCCGATGCGGGCACGACCGCGATGGCCTGCCGGAGGGTGCGCCGTGTACCGAGTGCGGGCATGATCCCGCCGCGCGCTCGACGGTCCTCGAGCTGCTCGCCGCGCGCGCCCCGGCGCTCGGCGCCGCGCTCGCGCTCGTCCTGGTTGCCGGCGCCAGCGCCGTGCTGCTGACGCACCGGTGGATGGCCGTCGACCCGCTGCCCCCGCTGCATCGCGCGGCGGCGGCGGGGGACGCCCCGCAGATCGAGCGCGTGCTCGCCGGCGGCGCGGCGATCCACCAGGCGCTCGGCGAGCGGGCGGGCGTGCCAAAGTTCCTCGACCACTCGACCCCGCTGCACTGGGCCGCCGCCCGCGGGCACGCGGCGGCGGTGAACGCGCTGCTCGACGCCGGCGCCGACCCGGCGATGCAATCCTTTGGCTACCCGCCCATGGTCGTCGCGCTCTTCCACCGGCACGAGCCCGTCGTCGAAGCGATGCTCCCGCACCTGGGCCGGTTCGACACGCCGTCGGGCCTGGAAACGGCGTTCTGCCACGCGAGCGACGCCATGCGCGCGCGTCTGCTGGCGCACTTCGAGTGGGAAGACTGGCGCCTCCAGAACGCCGCGTGCTCGGCGATCATGGGGTGCGACCCCGCGTGCGTCGAGCAGCTCGTTGCCGGCGGGCTGGATCACGTCGGCGACCATCAGCGCAACCTGCTGCGCCACGCCGTCTCGACCGATCGGCTCGCCTGGGAGGCGCCCTACCGGCGCGACCTGGGCTCGACCGCGCACGTGCTGGGGCTCGGCCTGAGGGGCACCGAGACCGCCGCCATCCACGCGTTCGACGAGGCGATGCTGTCGGGCTGCCTGCCGGCGTTCGATGCGATGCTCGAGGCCTATCCGATGCGGCGCTACCGCGTCGAGATCTGCTCGCCGAGGGACCTGGCCGCCGCCGCGGTCGGCGGCGGCGAGCCCATGGTCCGCCGGCTCGTCGAGCTGGGCGCGAGCACGAACGTCGGGGGCCGCGACGTCGGCAACGCGCTCTGGTACGCGGCGATGCAAGCCGAGCCGGACGCCGTTGCGGTGCTGCTCGACGCCGGCGTCGACCCCACGCACGAGGCCGACGGCCGGACGGTCCGCCGGTGGCTGCTGGAGACCGCCGAGCAGGCCGCCGGGGACCCCGACGCGAACCGCTGGGCCGCGTCGATCACCGGGCACGATGGGTTCGGGCGCCTCGTCGAGATGCTCGAGGCCGCCGAGGCGGCGTGGCACGCCCGCGAGCGATCGGAGCGGGACGCCCCCGACCCCGGCGATCCCTGA
- a CDS encoding peptide chain release factor-like protein, producing the protein MSRDPRDADYFAAPERVERKAHPASLPDEDILADCTLERGRIGGPGGQHRNKVETAITLTHTPTGQSAQAGERRSPKDNQRMALRRLRLAIATHVRLAVPAGEIRSDMWLQRTRGGKIAINPNHRDYPTMLAEAMDVVWAARMDIRKAAARLQVSRTQLVRMIAKHPAALAEMNAARVARRLRPLHP; encoded by the coding sequence ATGAGCCGCGACCCGCGAGACGCCGACTACTTTGCAGCGCCCGAGCGCGTCGAGCGCAAGGCTCACCCGGCGTCGCTGCCCGACGAGGACATCCTTGCCGACTGCACGCTCGAGCGCGGCCGCATCGGCGGGCCGGGCGGACAGCACCGCAACAAGGTCGAGACGGCCATCACGCTCACCCACACGCCAACGGGCCAGAGCGCCCAGGCCGGCGAGCGGCGCAGCCCCAAGGACAACCAGCGGATGGCGCTCCGCCGCCTGCGCCTGGCGATCGCCACGCACGTGCGCCTGGCCGTCCCCGCCGGCGAGATCCGAAGCGACATGTGGTTGCAACGCACACGCGGCGGCAAGATCGCCATCAACCCGAATCACCGCGACTACCCGACCATGCTCGCCGAGGCGATGGACGTCGTGTGGGCGGCGCGGATGGATATCCGCAAGGCCGCGGCGCGCCTCCAGGTCAGCCGCACGCAGCTCGTGCGCATGATCGCCAAGCACCCCGCGGCGCTCGCCGAGATGAACGCCGCGCGTGTCGCGCGCAGGCTGCGGCCGCTGCACCCCTAG
- the tsaD gene encoding tRNA (adenosine(37)-N6)-threonylcarbamoyltransferase complex transferase subunit TsaD, with protein MLTLGFETSCDETACAIVRDGRHVLSNAIATQTELHAGYGGVVPEIAGRAHVERLIPVLRRAVQDAGVSLSDIDAVAVGHRPGLIGSLLVGVSAAKAAALALGVPLVGVDHVQAHLVAGNLDADDDTPMPALGLVVSGGHTATYLVPELTRAQRLGSTRDDAVGEAYDKAATILGLEYPGGPRLDALAQDPAADPYAVEFPVSKLEEGSLDFSFSGLKTAVLYAVRGVPVRKGAPGPPPPPPLTEDRVRDLAACFQRAACHAVMLKVGRALDALADSGVECRSILAGGGVTANSRLRKELTALAAERGLVLRLPEMEYCLDNAAMIAALGGLRLMSGQHDDLTLRAHPSSDIPAFTAL; from the coding sequence ATGTTGACGCTGGGCTTCGAGACCTCCTGCGACGAGACGGCGTGCGCCATCGTGCGCGACGGCCGGCACGTCCTGAGCAACGCCATCGCCACGCAGACCGAGCTGCACGCCGGCTACGGCGGCGTCGTGCCCGAGATCGCCGGAAGGGCACACGTCGAGCGGCTGATCCCCGTGCTGCGGCGGGCCGTGCAGGACGCGGGCGTGTCGCTCTCCGACATCGACGCCGTCGCGGTCGGGCACCGGCCGGGGCTCATCGGCAGCCTGCTCGTGGGCGTGAGCGCGGCGAAGGCCGCGGCGCTCGCGCTGGGCGTGCCGCTGGTTGGCGTCGACCACGTGCAGGCGCACCTTGTTGCAGGAAACTTGGACGCCGACGACGACACGCCCATGCCCGCTTTGGGTCTTGTCGTGAGTGGCGGGCACACGGCGACGTACCTCGTCCCGGAACTGACGCGGGCCCAGCGCCTGGGCTCGACGCGCGATGACGCGGTGGGCGAGGCGTACGACAAGGCCGCGACCATTTTGGGCCTCGAGTACCCCGGCGGGCCGCGGCTCGATGCGCTCGCGCAGGATCCGGCTGCCGATCCCTACGCGGTCGAGTTTCCGGTCAGTAAGCTGGAAGAAGGCTCGCTGGACTTCTCGTTCAGTGGTCTGAAGACCGCCGTGCTGTATGCGGTCAGGGGCGTGCCGGTGCGCAAGGGCGCGCCGGGCCCGCCACCCCCACCGCCGCTCACCGAAGATCGCGTGCGCGACCTGGCCGCGTGCTTCCAGCGCGCCGCGTGCCACGCCGTGATGCTCAAGGTCGGCCGCGCGCTCGACGCGCTGGCCGACAGCGGCGTCGAGTGCCGGTCGATCTTGGCCGGCGGCGGCGTCACCGCCAACAGCCGCCTGCGCAAGGAACTCACGGCGCTCGCCGCCGAACGCGGGCTCGTGCTGCGGCTTCCCGAGATGGAATATTGCCTCGACAACGCGGCCATGATCGCCGCGCTCGGTGGGCTTCGACTCATGTCCGGCCAGCACGACGACCTCACGCTGCGCGCCCATCCCTCCAGCGACATCCCGGCGTTTACCGCCCTATGA
- a CDS encoding S41 family peptidase: MQSTSVVKAKPKDRKAGGPFWGPGRFLLVIALLVTVSASLLVLRERLLGLGRFAQAAAVLKIIEDNYVQETDPDELSRAAISGMLGNLGDPNSIYVPPAVAEQFNRMVMGADFVGIGVQVQRRDGFVTVTTPMAGTPAARAGVLPGDRIVAVDGVDTRELDTEEVTTLIAGPRGEAVTLTVLRGEDGAGETGEGDEIDLEIVRGDIRAESVKGLRRLDTEGAWYHALDDERGIGYVRITQFVGGTAEATYAAIGRAREQLAAQDAELDALILDLRSNPGGVIGEAVGVADLFIPGGPVVRTQDRQGNSTSLSAAPGVAFEGPIVVMIDGISASGSEIVAGAMAERLEDAKVLGTRTFGKASVQTVYGLPDGGTLKLTEAHYLLPSGRNLQRLPPGTAGSAEWGVDPSPGMHVALEAGDGARLAGLLERLDAVGGEDGNGGIAERTWDSAEDLLAAIDDPQLSAAHEALAGRLATGEWPRVGGDPITGERALRIEQLEQALGRMATERERMLDEIERLRSEISDDELSER, encoded by the coding sequence ATGCAGTCTACGAGCGTCGTGAAAGCAAAGCCGAAGGACCGCAAGGCCGGTGGCCCGTTCTGGGGGCCGGGCCGGTTCCTGCTGGTCATCGCGCTGCTGGTGACGGTGTCGGCCTCGCTGCTGGTCCTCCGCGAGCGGCTGCTGGGCCTGGGCCGCTTCGCCCAAGCTGCCGCAGTCCTCAAGATCATCGAGGACAACTACGTCCAGGAGACCGACCCCGACGAGCTCAGCCGGGCGGCCATCAGCGGCATGCTGGGCAACCTGGGCGACCCCAACAGCATCTACGTGCCGCCGGCCGTGGCCGAGCAGTTCAACCGCATGGTGATGGGCGCCGACTTCGTGGGCATCGGCGTGCAGGTGCAGCGGCGCGACGGCTTCGTGACCGTGACGACGCCCATGGCCGGCACGCCCGCGGCCCGGGCCGGCGTCCTGCCGGGCGACCGCATCGTCGCGGTCGACGGCGTCGACACGCGCGAGCTGGACACCGAGGAAGTCACGACGCTCATCGCCGGACCGCGCGGCGAGGCGGTCACGCTCACGGTGCTGCGTGGCGAGGACGGTGCTGGCGAGACCGGCGAGGGCGACGAGATCGACCTCGAGATCGTGCGCGGCGACATCCGGGCCGAGTCGGTCAAGGGCCTGCGACGGCTCGACACCGAGGGCGCCTGGTACCACGCGCTCGACGACGAACGCGGCATCGGCTACGTCCGCATCACGCAGTTCGTCGGCGGCACGGCCGAGGCGACCTACGCCGCGATCGGACGCGCCCGCGAGCAACTTGCCGCGCAGGACGCCGAATTGGACGCGCTCATCCTCGACCTGCGATCCAACCCCGGCGGCGTCATCGGCGAGGCCGTGGGTGTGGCCGATCTCTTCATCCCCGGCGGACCGGTGGTGCGCACCCAGGACCGCCAGGGCAATTCGACGAGCCTCAGCGCAGCGCCGGGCGTCGCGTTCGAGGGGCCCATCGTCGTCATGATCGACGGCATCAGCGCCTCGGGCTCGGAGATCGTCGCGGGCGCGATGGCCGAACGCCTCGAAGACGCCAAGGTGCTCGGCACGCGGACGTTCGGCAAGGCCAGCGTGCAGACGGTGTACGGCCTGCCCGACGGCGGCACGCTCAAGCTCACCGAGGCGCACTACCTCTTGCCCAGCGGCCGCAACCTGCAGCGCCTCCCCCCGGGAACGGCGGGCTCGGCCGAGTGGGGCGTCGACCCGAGCCCCGGCATGCACGTGGCGCTCGAGGCAGGCGACGGAGCACGGCTGGCCGGGCTGCTCGAGCGGCTGGACGCCGTCGGCGGCGAGGACGGCAACGGCGGCATCGCCGAACGCACGTGGGACTCGGCCGAAGACCTGCTCGCGGCCATCGACGATCCGCAGCTCTCCGCGGCGCATGAGGCGCTCGCGGGCAGGCTGGCCACCGGCGAGTGGCCGCGCGTGGGCGGCGACCCGATCACCGGCGAGCGGGCCCTGCGGATCGAGCAGCTCGAGCAGGCGCTGGGCCGCATGGCGACCGAGCGCGAGCGGATGCTCGACGAGATCGAGCGTCTGCGCAGCGAGATCAGCGACGACGAGCTGAGCGAGCGATGA
- the hflX gene encoding GTPase HflX: MPPSKERTSIEVRAERAVLAAARLPDSTYDPADPFGELRALAEQAGAVVVGELEQRMQRPQSGTYLGKGKVEELKGLCEALGATTIIFDHDLSPAQISAIERTTERKVLDRSELILDIFASRATSYEAKLQVELAQLEYTYPRLRAMWDHLERIVGSGGIGGVGTRGPGEQQLEIDRRLVQRRRLELERELERVQGRKRRAVRQRNAERFTVGLVGYTNAGKSTLFNTLTEGGAYADDRVFATLMTRTRAWDLGQGLEVMLSDTVGFVRDLPHRLIASFRATLEEATHADVLLVVLDVADPACELQYQTVMKTLDDLDAETAKVEEDGHWSPPTRVIVLNKIDRLRDNRELLVWQQRLPDAIALCSLPPTKNADGTEQERPGQAKLARRIRRLAEGDVGDVTLRVPLSNPKAINLIETQATVRDRQYEDGVVVVTADMSDRLLRQLRSLGVETPGRGEVQRAGWKGL, translated from the coding sequence ATGCCTCCAAGCAAAGAACGAACCTCCATCGAAGTCCGCGCCGAGCGGGCGGTGCTCGCCGCCGCGCGGCTGCCCGACTCGACCTACGACCCGGCCGACCCGTTCGGCGAGCTGAGAGCCCTGGCCGAGCAGGCCGGGGCGGTGGTGGTGGGCGAGCTCGAGCAGCGGATGCAGCGGCCCCAGTCGGGCACGTACCTGGGCAAGGGCAAGGTCGAGGAACTCAAGGGCCTGTGCGAGGCGCTGGGCGCCACGACCATCATCTTCGACCACGACCTCAGCCCCGCGCAGATCTCGGCCATCGAGCGGACGACCGAGCGCAAGGTGCTCGATCGCTCGGAACTCATCCTGGACATCTTCGCCAGCCGCGCGACCAGCTACGAGGCCAAGCTCCAGGTCGAGCTGGCCCAGCTCGAGTACACCTACCCCAGGCTCCGCGCGATGTGGGACCACCTGGAGCGCATCGTCGGCAGCGGGGGCATCGGCGGCGTCGGCACGCGCGGGCCGGGCGAGCAGCAGCTGGAGATCGACCGCCGCTTGGTCCAGCGGCGGAGGCTCGAGCTCGAACGCGAGCTGGAGCGCGTGCAGGGCCGCAAGCGCCGGGCCGTGCGGCAACGCAACGCCGAGCGATTCACGGTCGGGCTCGTGGGGTATACGAACGCCGGCAAGAGCACGCTGTTCAACACCCTCACCGAGGGCGGGGCCTACGCCGACGACCGCGTGTTCGCCACGCTCATGACGCGCACCCGGGCGTGGGACCTGGGCCAGGGCCTGGAGGTCATGCTCAGCGACACGGTCGGCTTCGTGCGCGACCTGCCGCACCGGCTGATCGCGTCGTTCCGGGCGACCCTGGAAGAGGCGACGCACGCCGACGTGCTCTTGGTCGTGCTCGACGTGGCCGATCCCGCGTGCGAGCTGCAGTACCAGACCGTCATGAAGACGCTCGATGACCTGGACGCCGAGACGGCCAAGGTTGAAGAGGATGGCCACTGGTCGCCGCCCACGCGCGTCATCGTGCTCAACAAGATCGACCGCCTGCGCGACAACCGCGAGCTGCTCGTGTGGCAGCAGCGCCTGCCCGACGCGATCGCGCTCTGCTCGCTGCCGCCAACCAAGAACGCGGACGGGACCGAGCAGGAGCGCCCCGGCCAGGCCAAGCTCGCGCGCCGCATCCGCCGACTGGCCGAGGGCGACGTGGGCGACGTCACGCTCCGCGTGCCCCTGAGCAACCCCAAGGCCATCAACCTCATCGAGACCCAGGCAACCGTGCGCGACCGCCAGTACGAGGACGGCGTCGTGGTCGTCACCGCCGACATGAGCGACCGACTGCTGCGGCAGCTCCGCTCGCTCGGCGTCGAGACGCCCGGCCGCGGCGAGGTGCAGCGAGCGGGGTGGAAGGGGCTGTAA
- a CDS encoding GC-type dockerin domain-anchored protein, translating into MRTVALFVVLSASAAASAQGLLDPFAAEVVQYTPGADVPAGFNEPTSALGEPTRFTGVGSFPGAVTPFNPAFLSSEVVTIGAGGTLTLRLGTPAFDAATNPFGVDLILFHNGGYLDAAFPAGVVGGTFFDGGSIEVSQDGVDFFPVAMPAESNFPTLGYLDLPTPFTDLPGDVLSDFRLPVDPTIDPDGLDWGQLLDAYDGSGGGIGIDIADAGLFEVNFVRITAGDGESPDIDGVSVVRATCTADVDGNGVLEVFDFLEFQNLFGNGDGRADCDENGRLDIFDFLCFTNAFAGGC; encoded by the coding sequence ATGCGCACTGTTGCTCTGTTTGTCGTTTTGTCCGCTTCCGCCGCCGCAAGCGCCCAGGGCCTGCTCGACCCGTTCGCCGCCGAGGTCGTCCAGTACACGCCCGGGGCCGACGTGCCCGCGGGCTTCAATGAGCCGACGAGCGCACTCGGCGAGCCCACGCGCTTCACGGGCGTCGGCTCGTTCCCCGGCGCCGTCACGCCCTTCAACCCCGCGTTCCTCTCCAGCGAGGTCGTCACCATTGGCGCCGGCGGCACCCTCACGCTGCGCCTGGGCACGCCGGCCTTCGACGCGGCGACCAACCCCTTCGGCGTCGACCTGATCCTCTTCCACAACGGCGGCTACCTCGACGCGGCGTTCCCCGCGGGCGTCGTCGGTGGCACCTTCTTCGACGGCGGCTCGATCGAGGTCTCCCAGGACGGCGTCGACTTCTTTCCCGTCGCCATGCCCGCCGAGAGCAACTTCCCGACGCTGGGCTACCTCGACCTGCCGACGCCCTTCACCGACCTGCCGGGCGACGTCCTGAGCGACTTCCGCCTGCCCGTCGACCCCACGATCGATCCCGACGGGCTCGACTGGGGCCAATTGCTCGACGCCTACGACGGCTCGGGCGGCGGCATCGGCATCGACATCGCCGATGCGGGCCTGTTCGAGGTGAACTTCGTGCGCATCACCGCCGGCGACGGCGAATCGCCCGACATCGACGGCGTCTCGGTCGTCCGCGCGACCTGCACGGCCGACGTCGACGGCAACGGCGTGCTCGAGGTCTTCGACTTCCTCGAGTTCCAGAACCTGTTCGGCAACGGCGACGGCCGGGCCGACTGCGACGAGAACGGCCGCCTGGATATCTTCGACTTCCTGTGCTTCACCAACGCATTCGCCGGGGGGTGCTAG
- a CDS encoding PQQ-binding-like beta-propeller repeat protein, which produces MRRATITLALSLAAGGALADDAWTHAGRTTARVALVESDPPVLRSPLWVYDAGGLFEPVAQATPVISEAGTAVVLGMIDAEAHVVALEARTGDELWRTPIDAPVFGSWSSPAIGIFDEVVVATGTSVVRLDLFTGDEVWATDLGQSIVNASPAIEFRTGIVRVTTYDPFGGAARLVTLDLASGDVVSDPVIGSASGATPALNLLRTYVALTDGAIRAFNGAGEVWSTDTTQGFFGGTVFADNAVFAASYGFGGGRDNSAIMKLDALSGDVLWQTPAERTDAMPIPLGDDRVVLSAGIDGFGSIPTVQVYQDLGASADRLWDLATSTWDDLNGNGEIDPGEYLAAGGWDHQPAVIETPDGFLLLAGAPTGGLVLLDLDADPSGAAFVRGSSDLGGGSPAIAQGVAISAWADHVAGFALGELCVADFDGDGSLTIFDFLAFQNAFDAGDPAADCDADGSLTIFDFLCFQNAFAAGC; this is translated from the coding sequence GTGCGTCGCGCGACCATTACGCTCGCACTGTCGCTCGCTGCCGGCGGCGCGCTCGCCGATGACGCCTGGACCCACGCCGGCCGCACGACCGCCCGGGTGGCGCTGGTCGAGTCGGATCCGCCCGTGCTCCGCAGCCCGCTCTGGGTGTACGACGCCGGCGGCCTGTTCGAGCCGGTCGCCCAGGCCACGCCGGTGATCTCGGAGGCCGGCACCGCCGTCGTCCTGGGCATGATCGATGCCGAGGCCCACGTGGTGGCGCTCGAAGCCCGGACGGGCGACGAGCTCTGGCGCACGCCCATCGACGCGCCGGTCTTCGGGTCGTGGTCCAGCCCGGCCATCGGCATCTTCGACGAGGTCGTCGTCGCCACCGGCACGAGCGTCGTGCGGCTCGACCTCTTCACCGGAGACGAGGTGTGGGCGACCGACCTGGGGCAGAGCATCGTCAACGCCTCGCCGGCCATCGAGTTCCGTACGGGCATCGTCCGCGTGACCACCTACGACCCCTTCGGCGGCGCGGCCCGCCTGGTCACGCTCGACCTGGCCAGCGGGGACGTGGTCAGCGACCCGGTCATCGGCTCGGCCTCGGGCGCGACGCCCGCGCTGAACCTCCTGCGCACCTACGTCGCCCTGACCGATGGCGCCATCCGCGCCTTCAACGGCGCCGGAGAGGTCTGGAGCACGGACACGACCCAGGGCTTCTTCGGCGGCACCGTCTTCGCGGACAACGCCGTCTTTGCCGCCAGCTACGGCTTCGGCGGCGGGCGCGACAACAGTGCGATCATGAAGCTCGATGCCCTGAGCGGCGACGTGCTGTGGCAAACGCCCGCCGAACGCACCGACGCGATGCCCATCCCGCTGGGCGACGACCGAGTCGTCCTGTCTGCGGGCATCGACGGCTTCGGCTCCATCCCAACCGTCCAGGTCTACCAAGACCTCGGAGCCTCGGCCGATCGACTGTGGGACCTTGCGACCTCGACCTGGGACGACCTCAACGGCAACGGCGAGATCGATCCCGGCGAGTACCTCGCCGCCGGCGGCTGGGACCACCAGCCGGCGGTGATCGAGACGCCCGATGGCTTCTTGCTCCTTGCGGGTGCGCCCACGGGCGGGCTGGTGCTGCTGGACCTCGACGCCGACCCATCGGGCGCGGCGTTCGTACGCGGGTCGAGCGACCTGGGCGGCGGATCGCCGGCCATCGCGCAGGGCGTGGCGATCAGTGCGTGGGCCGATCACGTCGCCGGCTTCGCGCTGGGCGAGCTTTGCGTCGCCGATTTTGACGGCGACGGCTCGCTGACCATCTTCGACTTCCTCGCCTTCCAGAATGCCTTCGACGCCGGCGACCCGGCTGCCGACTGCGATGCTGATGGGTCGCTGACCATCTTCGACTTCCTGTGCTTCCAGAACGCCTTCGCGGCGGGGTGCTGA
- a CDS encoding DUF1559 domain-containing protein: MRRAFTLIEVLLVTAIVGTLVGVLLPALAGARDAARTAACASNVRQLGLGWAMYASDYQGIAMPLAYTDRRDTGGGDNVFWWGADGSVSGSLDHARGLLTPYLEASLGEVGLYACPAQRPGTYAHQGATRAPTSTYGYNGYFLSPAYTPGWSYDIAHRPHQRLASLADPSNLVVFADTLISRGPRVLPVSNALLDPPMLYAGHGRWRENEYPTTCFRHGGLGAGASCLAVHADGSARAYRASHEWLTQAAQGIGSVGVHNDPRYIPDWRAWR, translated from the coding sequence ATGCGACGCGCCTTCACCCTCATCGAGGTCCTGCTCGTCACGGCCATCGTGGGCACGCTCGTCGGCGTCCTGCTGCCGGCGCTCGCGGGCGCTCGCGACGCCGCCCGCACCGCCGCGTGCGCCAGCAACGTCCGCCAGCTCGGGCTTGGATGGGCCATGTACGCGAGCGACTACCAGGGCATCGCCATGCCACTGGCCTACACCGATCGCCGCGACACGGGCGGGGGCGACAACGTCTTCTGGTGGGGCGCCGATGGTTCGGTGAGCGGATCGCTCGACCACGCCCGCGGCCTGCTGACGCCCTACCTCGAAGCCTCACTTGGCGAAGTCGGCCTCTACGCGTGCCCGGCCCAGCGGCCCGGGACCTACGCGCACCAGGGCGCAACCCGCGCTCCAACCAGCACCTACGGCTACAACGGCTACTTCCTCAGCCCGGCGTACACGCCCGGCTGGTCGTACGACATCGCGCACCGCCCGCACCAGCGCCTTGCCTCGCTTGCCGATCCTTCCAACCTCGTCGTCTTCGCCGACACGCTCATCAGCCGCGGGCCTCGGGTGCTTCCAGTCAGCAACGCGCTGCTCGATCCTCCCATGCTGTATGCAGGCCACGGAAGATGGCGGGAGAACGAGTACCCGACTACGTGCTTCCGGCATGGCGGTCTTGGCGCTGGCGCTTCGTGCCTCGCCGTGCACGCTGATGGCAGCGCGAGAGCCTATCGGGCCTCCCACGAGTGGCTCACACAGGCCGCGCAGGGCATCGGGTCTGTGGGCGTCCACAACGATCCTCGCTATATACCCGATTGGCGAGCTTGGCGCTGA
- the ispH gene encoding 4-hydroxy-3-methylbut-2-enyl diphosphate reductase: protein MRLILPNPRGFCAGVSMAIDVVDQVLDLCPGEPVYVYHDIVHNTHVVDRFKARGVRFVEDVTLVPAGAIVVFSAHGIPPSVREQAADRGLRVIDATCPLVTKVHNEAIRYARLGYQILLVGHRNHQEIIGTSGEAPEATQVVESPEDIPSLHIDDPTKLVYLTQTTLSTDDAGVIIKALKQAYPDIKSPPSEDICYATTNRQHAVRKLAPMCDLTLVVGSTHSSNSKRLTEISEHAGTPGRLIEDAGQMDMAWFDDPDATVLVTAGASAPEDLVADVCRTLLERFGGDIQACDVFEEDVYFAPPAGLKKMMRSRGIDPKDRAIRVSTPEITAQAYGSTALTISAPST from the coding sequence GTGCGATTGATCTTGCCAAATCCCAGGGGCTTCTGCGCTGGCGTGAGCATGGCGATCGACGTGGTCGACCAGGTGCTCGACCTGTGCCCGGGCGAACCCGTGTACGTCTACCACGACATCGTCCACAACACCCACGTGGTCGACCGGTTCAAGGCCCGGGGCGTGCGCTTCGTTGAGGACGTCACGCTCGTGCCGGCTGGTGCGATCGTGGTCTTCAGCGCCCACGGCATCCCGCCGTCGGTACGCGAGCAAGCCGCCGATCGCGGCCTGCGCGTCATCGACGCAACGTGTCCGCTGGTGACCAAGGTCCACAACGAGGCGATCCGTTACGCCAGGCTCGGATATCAGATCCTGCTGGTAGGCCACCGAAACCACCAGGAGATCATCGGTACGAGTGGCGAGGCGCCGGAAGCGACGCAGGTCGTGGAAAGCCCAGAAGACATCCCGAGCCTGCACATCGACGACCCGACAAAGCTGGTCTACCTGACGCAAACCACGCTGAGCACCGACGACGCCGGCGTCATCATCAAGGCGCTCAAGCAGGCATACCCAGACATCAAGAGCCCGCCAAGCGAAGATATCTGCTACGCAACGACGAACCGCCAGCACGCGGTGCGGAAGCTGGCCCCGATGTGCGACCTGACGCTGGTCGTTGGCTCGACGCACAGCAGCAACAGCAAGCGATTGACGGAGATCAGTGAGCACGCGGGCACGCCTGGGCGGTTGATCGAAGATGCGGGCCAGATGGACATGGCGTGGTTCGACGACCCGGACGCGACGGTGCTCGTCACCGCCGGCGCGAGCGCGCCCGAAGACCTCGTAGCCGACGTCTGCCGAACGCTGCTCGAGCGATTCGGCGGCGACATCCAGGCGTGCGACGTCTTCGAGGAAGACGTCTACTTCGCACCACCCGCGGGACTCAAGAAGATGATGCGTTCACGGGGCATCGACCCGAAGGATCGAGCGATCCGAGTGAGCACGCCCGAGATTACCGCGCAGGCCTATGGCTCGACGGCGCTGACCATCAGTGCACCATCTACTTGA